Genomic DNA from Triplophysa rosa linkage group LG6, Trosa_1v2, whole genome shotgun sequence:
ttttagagaaaaaactcgaacacttctggaactgccgagacgcccatgggaagtcgctgcaggaagggacagtccgctgcaccacgtcgtagagccggcagtcttgtagttgctacttgtagcgaagtctgttgatcatgagcgaaggctccgaagaacaaaaggtgaatgaatgaggcacgccgtctcccttttatacccggatatccgggggcggagtccggcatgcaaatttcattcgccaattttcattggccttttataagaagtcggaagcgattggttctcagggacgaaccccatctgtcggctcgacacaacgtcgagagaccgacagaaagggaaccaagtGTTGTGAGCACTTGTAAGGGAACGGGTAATGTGTGGCTcctcgctgtctctctctccaaatTCGGACCCAACTCAGCACAGAACTCCAAGAGAATAGCCCTTGGAAATCTGAAACGGCTGATAAGCCAGTCATCATCGTGGGCCAGAAAATCATTATGGTCCCTAAAAACTCGTTCTCTAAAAATTGATAACATATTCCCATAAGGCTCGTGTGACAATAGTGTGTCAATTATTTTATCAATTACAAATTAATCGTAAGGTTTCTCACAGCTGGTGGTGCGATAGACTTGTCTAATGATTTGATAGTCTATATGTTTGCAACTTCACTTCATTGCCTCTAAGAGTCGCCAAAGGACAAAAACCACGAGAAATGTACGTACGCCAGACATGAAGTTGGCGTGGaggaacgcacattctcacgttaatttcactgttagtacatccgaccgtgagcgtgaaagctggTGTACGCAACATTTTTGTGCGTTGATACATGAAGCCCCTGGACTTTATTCCACAGAAAGTGTGGCTGAAATAACGTGctaatgtttattattgttattacgAACAAATCAATGAAATTGTTGACTATTTGACCTTAAAGGCttaatattgtaaaattaaagacattttaagaaCTTGAttgtaaaaaaagataaaaataggGATCAAACAAATTGGATGCTAGTCCTCTTGTGTCCATTCAAAGTGCTGATGAACTCACTGACAGAACCAAGTTAGATTTAATAGATCAACATCACGTAACGTtaataagttgtcacagaataataatatgtgaataactcaattttgacaaaaatgtcagatataaccttataattctaaggtGACAAGTTGGAATGGCcttttactgtagatttcacatttcatttaagTAGACATCATTATTCACAATCATAACTAGTATGATTTTCAAATAAGGTCTTAATGAGTTTGTAGAGCGACCTTTCTTAAATCAAGTGAACCATGGTGGAGTCTATTAATTTGAAACTAATTTAATGAACTATGGACGTGTAACTGCTCCAAGCACTaccaaacccccccccccagAAGACCCCAACATTTGTGTTGAAATGCATATGGACAAATCCatcattttcttgttttctcaGCATTCCTGtagtatatactgtgtatatatatatatatatatatatatatatatataatgtcaaGTCCTGCCAACATTATCCCAAACAATATAGTATTTATTGCATTATTACAACACAATAGGGTGTTATGGGATACATTGGTGACAAAACCAATGGCAGGAAGATGATGATATTGTAGATCATCACCCATATCTCTCTGCTGAGAGTGCTTGTGTGCAGGTGAGAGGCTTTGCTACCTCATTATTACGCTGTCAGGAGCAATATAATACAGCAGAAAAACTCCCTCAGTCAAAGCCAGACGGGACAGGGCTCCACGTGCAGCAGATATCAGGTGGACTTAATTAGCATGCACCATGTTCATAGCGCATtgttacagtacatgtatataATCTGAATCACACTTACCATCGTTGTTGTAAATTAATGGAAAGCATGTTTTTCGCATTTTAAATGCCAACAGATTCTTGCAGAGTGACTAATGACTTATGAGATattatgaaaatataacaaatcaAGTGTGACTACactattaataatttattttgacattaatTATATCTGTACAAATGACATCACAAAAAGATTTGAGAACCACATACAAAATTTGAGAGTGCAAATACAGGGATTCCAAGGATAATGTGTTCTGATATTCATAGTATATTTGCATATGTAGCCAATATATTAAACTGTGAATagattgtattttaaataaattattgtaCCAGAGATATCAAGATGCTGTTCTGCTGTGACAGCACTTATAAATGGTCCCTTTGCATAGACCTCATAACACAAACATTCTGTTATGCTAGAAAGATGAAGTTTATAATTTCTATGCCACTCAACTTCccaaacaaaatatcaaaactaACCGCTGGTTAGAAAAGCTCTAAATTCACAGCATTTAGATGATCCGGTGTTTCTAGTCAGGATGCTCAAACGGTGTGAGAGAGAGTATTTTAACAACAACACCTTAAAATTTCATTAATGGTTACTATGCTTATTTTGTGATCTGTAAAAAGTAAAACAGGAGTTCTTAAGATATAACTCTTGTACAGGAAATCCATTGACTGCCAAAGGCTTGTGTTGATTCTCCCAAATGTGATTTTTTGCACATTGCATCATGAGAAGATGTTCAGGGCCTACAGGCTGCAGTCTCTTTGGCCATGAATGAGCTGTGGTGTAGACTGGTTTTGACTCTTTTCTCCCTCTGTCTGCGGTTACAGAACCACACACGGACCACCTCCTTCTCCAGATGCAGGCCCTCTGCCAGTCGCACAATCTCCTGAGACGAGGGTTTACTCTTCTCCACAAAATTCCTTTCTAGGGCTTCCTTCGCCCCGAGACTGAGAATTGAGAATTAATTAGATAATAATTAGATGGAATTATGCTGATATAATGGGTTTTGTTTCCTTAATGTGGTTCAAATTCCCTGTTTACCTGATGGTTGTTCTCCGTTTTCGTTTACGCTCATGCATGCCCATCTTCTCATTAAAAAGAGCTGAGACAAATTACAGATACGTGAAAGCCTTTCTTCAGTCTTATGATTTCATTATAGCACAAGAGCAATAGAATGGTGGTGGGTATGAATAAATTTAAAAATCACACTTAAGAGTTGTTTGTTGGCTGTTGACTCACCACCGGCTTGCTCAGCCTCCTCCAGCCATTTTGCCAGGATGGATTTGAGCTTGCAGGCATTTTTGAAGCTGAGTTGCAAGTTCTCAAAGCGACAGATGGTGGTTTGGCTAAATTCAGAGCCGTGCACGGCCGCCAGTGCCTCACCCACATTGGTCTGTGTgtaacctgtcaatcaaagttAGGTGATAGAAATAACAATTTTAAAGAGCAAAGGATTTTCCTCAATGGTAtgttcaaatatatttcttatttataAATGTGCTTCATCTAGTGTAGTCTCCTTTCAGCTTATTCTGTCCAAGTACTGCCCACTTAGTCAAGACTGTGTTGTAAAGCAACCAACCACGGTTTGTTTCAAGTTTATTAACATCCCACGTAGGGGCAGATTTATCTGAAATAGTACAGTATGTTATACCAGAACAGATTAGTGTGGATCTATTCTAGTGATGATAATGCACATGTGATCAAACATTTATTATCCAAGTGCAAATCAGTACTTATTTCATTGACATATTGTGGATATAGTTCTTCCAGAGATTTTAGGATACAAGCTAATCTAGCTACAGACATTCATATGGCAATGTGCTTATATGATTTTGATAAAACCCTGCGCATATCATTACTTGTTGCATTGCATCCTGTGAATCTCATTGAAGCTTTAGATTTTCTGTGTATGGTCTGTGGGCTTGCTACAGcatgttacatacagtatatagtgatGTTGCGTAGATAGAGTAGTTTTCTAATATCAAAAACAATTTAGTCCAAATGAAAAGACAAACCCAGTTTGATCCTTCTCAGTTTGAAGTCATTAGCAAACTTCTCCAGTTCACGGATTTGAGGAGAATCCATATCCGGGGGCTCTTCCAGAGGCCGGCTTTTCCTGCGCAGCTCCTGCTTGATGTCACTGAGAGTAGGTTCATCAGTGAGAAGAGCTTGTGGCAGCGGTGGGAAGCTGTGGCTCAAAGCACAAGATCCTCCACCCATACTGTGCTCAGGGAACTTATAGAGGCATGGGGCTAAAGCTCCTTGTGGATTGAAAGAAGATAGAAATAAAGGCTGTGGTCAGAGGAAATAACAACTGTGCACAAAGATCATGACCGAAACAGagtatatttgattaaaaaagatTACTGTACTATGTAAGTTACTAGGTAAGTTGTATTTTACTTGGGTGTTATTGTAATAAAGAACGTTTAagctttttatttaatgtagctATCTAACCATTGTTAATGATGAACAAACATCACTACTTTTGTTGCTGCTGTAATAGGTTTTATACACGTTTaagataattattttttatatgtctAAATTTAAATTTATTCACCTAAATAAGCTTCTTTAATGAGAATATCTCCTCCCCAATTTCTTTCTTCATTGTTATATGGCCTACGTGTAAAACTAAAGatactgttttattaaaataaaaaataaaatatttttgcttgggaaactactgtatattaaacCTTGGGAAATTTGTCAACCTTATTGAGTCAGAATCTGAAACCGCAcacttaatataatatttaaataaaaacacccTTGAGCATTGAGTATTTagcaaatctaaaaatgctctTTGTAAcgttgttttataaaatacattgaTCTGTATTGTCCTCTTGTGGCTGAACATAGTCAGTGCATAATAACGATTCACGAGGAATTTTAGTTAGCTGTTTTGGTCCTGTTTGAGAGGTAGGCCT
This window encodes:
- the pou1f1 gene encoding pituitary-specific positive transcription factor 1 yields the protein MTCQAFSASDSFTTLSGDSAALPLLMHHTGPSDCLPITSHTTNMISSGLPLVQSSKRSHMHLSASALGNASASLHYPMPPCHYSNQQTTYGMMAAQEMLSASISQTRILQTCSVPHANMVNGANSLQGALAPCLYKFPEHSMGGGSCALSHSFPPLPQALLTDEPTLSDIKQELRRKSRPLEEPPDMDSPQIRELEKFANDFKLRRIKLGYTQTNVGEALAAVHGSEFSQTTICRFENLQLSFKNACKLKSILAKWLEEAEQAGALFNEKMGMHERKRKRRTTISLGAKEALERNFVEKSKPSSQEIVRLAEGLHLEKEVVRVWFCNRRQREKRVKTSLHHSSFMAKETAACRP